TAGTGGGTTGCTGACGCACCCGAGCATGAGGCCCGTTCCGGTCCGCCTTGTCTGTTTCGCCCCTGACATCGCCGGCCGCCCGGATCAAGGGGCGGGCGCGGCAAGCCGCTTGTCGCGTCGGAAAAAAATGGCTTTCCGCCTGCGGCCGAACCTTCCGTTTTTTCCCGCCACGACCCCTTGACCCGAACGACCGCCGCCGAGGGGCGGGCTTTCGCCCTCCCCCTCTGTCCAGGGGAATGTCAGAGGCCATTCCCCCGGAAAGACCGGGGAGGCTTCGCCCGAGGGGGCTTGCCCTTCGGGGTGGCAACCAACCAACGGAGACAAACAATGACCGACTATTCAAACTTCATCCGCTTCGGTGAAAACGGGACACTCACGGGCAATATCGCTTCCATCTCGTATGACCTCGACATCACCGGGGAAGAGTTCACCAGCACCAATCCCAAGGCTCCTGTCTTCCGCCTGTTCGCCAAGTCCCCGAGGGGGCGACGCGTGGAAATCGGCGGCATCTGGCAGAAAAAGAACCAGAATGACGGTGACTATTACAGCCTCTCCATC
This sequence is a window from Rhizobium sp. ZPR4. Protein-coding genes within it:
- a CDS encoding DUF736 family protein, which gives rise to MTDYSNFIRFGENGTLTGNIASISYDLDITGEEFTSTNPKAPVFRLFAKSPRGRRVEIGGIWQKKNQNDGDYYSLSINTGHGRLNANLGRYPGQDDDDLMAVIPWD